A genomic segment from Bradyrhizobium diazoefficiens USDA 110 encodes:
- the gspM gene encoding type II secretion system protein GspM, whose amino-acid sequence MSSIKPASGNAVARALAGSPLIAVTLYLAITGGLLLMAGLSIAEIVAHRQALAQTSDLLDQLRGRKGGAGNAATSPAEHPGTPFLEGPTVTVAGANLLQRVAAAVGNVGGLVQSSQVDVSGAQVKDGFVGLVVSCELEQPALQKLLYDLEAGMPFLFVEQLDVQVPQTTALNDSGTGRVRVILGISGQWQAGK is encoded by the coding sequence ATGAGCAGCATCAAGCCCGCCAGCGGAAACGCCGTCGCGCGAGCGCTTGCCGGCTCGCCGCTGATCGCGGTGACGCTCTATCTCGCAATCACCGGCGGGCTGTTGCTGATGGCCGGCTTGTCGATCGCCGAAATCGTCGCTCACCGCCAGGCGCTGGCGCAGACCTCCGATCTGCTCGACCAGTTGCGCGGCCGCAAGGGCGGCGCCGGCAATGCTGCGACGTCGCCGGCCGAGCATCCCGGCACGCCGTTCCTGGAAGGGCCGACCGTGACGGTCGCTGGCGCCAATTTGTTGCAGCGGGTTGCGGCCGCGGTCGGCAATGTCGGCGGCTTGGTGCAGTCCTCGCAGGTCGATGTTTCCGGCGCGCAAGTGAAGGACGGCTTCGTCGGCCTCGTCGTGAGCTGCGAGCTGGAGCAGCCGGCACTCCAGAAGCTGCTCTACGATCTCGAAGCCGGCATGCCGTTCCTGTTCGTCGAACAGCTCGACGTCCAGGTGCCGCAGACCACGGCGCTGAACGATTCCGGCACCGGCCGCGTCAGGGTGATCCTGGGCATCTCCGGCCAGTGGCAGGCGGGGAAGTAG
- a CDS encoding autotransporter outer membrane beta-barrel domain-containing protein, with amino-acid sequence MLTTIFSDLRAPMPGPNLARDWIGSRFRSVTRHSLATLLATTALGVVAAHAVDGTWTGGSTDWTDPTNWSSNPSVPDGTATFTNAGSASVDNNNGVVVIGTVQFTNTAQAYTVTVGNPFIVNGTGIVNDSGNTQTFHVLSGNNLVFQNGSTASGGTGAVTITNDVGGNVNFIQNSRAGTATLGNSGFVTFEDSSTAENAHITNNAGGQIDFFTSASAGNATITNAASATLNFHNSTTAATSTITNDGTVNFDGSATGGSARFINNLGGIVDISGLTSGGMTTGSIEGAGDYVLGANTLTTGSLNSSTQVDGVINSTGGGLTKVGTGTLTLTGINGYTGATTISAGTLALSGFGNISSSSVVTVDATFDISGAAVPFNAITTLAGSSSGVVNMGGNGLVMTNASTEFAGVIQGTGGIEVFSGTQTLSGVNTYSNATQIDAGATLALKGAGSIANSAFVSFSAPNATLDISQTTSGTSVRGLGSPAGSGIVALGSRTLTITSGSTFGGVIQDGGIAGGSGGSVVIANGATQSLSGTNTYTGATTIAAGGELDLASSGGNHGSIAASSGVVANGVFDISNLTSGGTSITSLTGSGNVHLGNNTLTITAGNGTFSGVIDDTGFPGGLTITGGRQTLTGANTYAGNTNVNGGTLVVDGVLFASAAFVNAGGTLAGTGTIAGIDVNGGTLAPGNAANPYGTLSVSGNVTFTAASTYLVQVSSANASLTQANGTGDLGGATVRANFGTGTLKKQYAIFYAAGGLVGTTFSPTVVSNMPTVNATLSYDALTAYLNIGLNFTPAGGLNVNQQNVANTLTNFFNTTGGIPAAFAALAPAGLTTASGELGTGILQSAINADGQFLNLMLDPTLVGRSGGFAKAGSVAQFAESDDAAAYASMRLANAREREAYAMATKAPLLSSQPSSRWSVWAAGYGGSAEVGGNAQVGSQDLTARVAGGAAGADYRISLDTLVGFALGGGGLNYSLANAMGSGSADMFQAGVYGRHNFGPAYVSAALAYGWHDVTTNRTVAPGGFDQLQSRFKADTFSARFEGGYRFATPWIGITPYAAAQVTNFNLPNYSEVSLNGGGLFALNYAAQSLTDTRSELGLRTDKSYAMQNGVLTLRGRAAWAHDYNPSRAVTALFQTLPGTSFVVNGARVDADSALLSASAEMKWLSGFSIAGTFDGEFSGNVTSYSGKGVFKYTW; translated from the coding sequence ATGCTGACGACGATTTTTTCTGATTTGAGAGCACCGATGCCCGGACCGAACTTGGCGCGAGACTGGATTGGATCCAGGTTTCGGTCCGTCACACGCCACTCGCTGGCGACCCTGCTCGCAACGACCGCGCTCGGGGTCGTCGCCGCGCACGCCGTCGACGGCACCTGGACCGGCGGCAGCACCGACTGGACCGATCCGACCAACTGGTCATCCAACCCGAGCGTGCCGGACGGAACCGCGACCTTCACCAACGCCGGAAGCGCAAGCGTCGACAACAACAACGGCGTCGTGGTCATCGGCACGGTCCAGTTCACGAACACGGCGCAGGCCTACACGGTCACGGTCGGCAACCCGTTCATCGTCAACGGGACGGGCATCGTCAACGATTCCGGCAATACACAGACGTTCCACGTCCTCTCCGGCAACAATCTGGTGTTTCAGAACGGCAGCACCGCGAGCGGCGGCACCGGAGCCGTGACCATCACGAACGATGTCGGCGGCAACGTCAACTTCATCCAGAACAGCAGAGCGGGGACGGCGACTCTCGGCAACAGCGGCTTCGTCACGTTCGAGGATTCCAGCACCGCCGAAAACGCCCATATCACCAACAATGCCGGCGGCCAGATCGATTTCTTCACCAGCGCCTCGGCCGGCAACGCCACGATCACCAACGCGGCGAGCGCCACGCTGAATTTCCACAACAGCACCACCGCCGCCACCTCGACCATCACCAACGACGGAACGGTGAATTTCGACGGCTCCGCCACGGGCGGCAGCGCGCGCTTCATCAACAATCTCGGCGGCATCGTCGACATATCGGGCCTCACCAGCGGCGGGATGACGACCGGCTCGATCGAAGGCGCCGGCGACTACGTGCTCGGCGCCAACACGCTCACCACCGGCAGCCTCAACAGCTCGACCCAGGTCGACGGCGTGATCAACAGCACCGGCGGCGGCCTGACCAAGGTCGGCACCGGCACGCTGACGCTGACCGGCATCAACGGCTACACCGGCGCGACGACCATCTCGGCCGGAACGCTGGCGCTGTCGGGCTTCGGCAACATCTCGTCGTCCAGCGTCGTCACGGTCGATGCGACGTTCGACATCTCCGGCGCGGCGGTGCCGTTCAACGCCATCACGACGCTTGCCGGCAGTTCGTCCGGTGTCGTCAACATGGGCGGCAACGGGCTGGTGATGACCAACGCCTCGACCGAATTCGCGGGCGTGATCCAGGGCACCGGCGGGATCGAGGTCTTCAGCGGCACGCAGACGCTCTCCGGCGTGAACACTTATTCGAACGCCACCCAGATCGATGCCGGCGCCACGTTGGCGCTGAAGGGAGCCGGCTCGATCGCGAACTCGGCGTTCGTTTCGTTCAGTGCACCGAACGCCACGCTCGACATCTCGCAAACGACCTCTGGCACGTCTGTCCGCGGTCTCGGCTCGCCCGCCGGCAGCGGCATCGTCGCGCTCGGATCTAGGACGCTCACGATCACGTCCGGCAGCACCTTCGGCGGCGTGATCCAGGACGGAGGCATTGCCGGCGGCAGTGGCGGCAGCGTCGTCATCGCCAACGGTGCCACCCAGTCACTCTCCGGCACGAACACCTATACCGGCGCAACGACGATTGCCGCGGGCGGCGAACTGGATCTGGCATCGTCGGGCGGTAACCACGGCAGCATAGCAGCCTCCAGCGGCGTGGTCGCCAACGGCGTCTTCGACATCTCGAACCTGACCAGCGGTGGCACGTCGATCACATCGCTGACGGGCTCCGGCAACGTCCATCTCGGCAACAACACGCTGACGATCACGGCCGGCAACGGCACCTTTTCCGGCGTGATCGACGACACAGGCTTTCCCGGCGGACTCACGATCACGGGCGGCAGGCAGACGCTTACCGGCGCGAACACTTATGCCGGAAACACCAATGTCAACGGCGGCACGCTCGTCGTGGACGGAGTGCTGTTCGCGAGCGCGGCTTTCGTCAATGCCGGCGGCACCCTCGCCGGCACCGGCACGATCGCAGGCATCGACGTGAACGGCGGCACGCTCGCCCCGGGCAATGCGGCAAACCCGTACGGCACGCTCAGCGTCAGCGGAAACGTCACCTTCACCGCCGCATCGACCTATCTGGTCCAGGTCTCCTCGGCCAATGCCAGTCTGACCCAGGCCAACGGCACGGGCGACCTCGGCGGCGCGACGGTGCGCGCGAATTTCGGCACCGGCACGCTGAAGAAGCAGTACGCGATCTTCTACGCGGCGGGCGGTCTCGTCGGCACCACCTTTAGTCCGACCGTCGTCTCCAACATGCCGACGGTCAATGCGACGCTGAGCTATGACGCCCTGACTGCGTACCTCAACATCGGCCTCAATTTTACTCCGGCTGGCGGCCTCAACGTCAACCAGCAGAACGTCGCCAACACGCTGACCAATTTCTTCAACACGACCGGCGGCATTCCCGCGGCCTTCGCCGCGCTGGCGCCGGCGGGACTGACCACCGCATCGGGCGAGCTCGGCACCGGCATCCTGCAGTCCGCGATCAACGCCGACGGCCAGTTCCTCAACCTGATGCTCGATCCGACCCTCGTCGGCCGCAGCGGCGGCTTCGCCAAGGCCGGCAGCGTCGCGCAATTCGCCGAGAGCGATGACGCCGCCGCCTACGCGTCGATGCGTCTGGCCAACGCACGCGAGCGCGAGGCCTATGCGATGGCGACCAAGGCACCGCTGCTGTCGTCACAGCCGAGCAGCCGCTGGAGCGTCTGGGCGGCCGGCTATGGCGGCTCGGCCGAGGTCGGCGGCAATGCGCAGGTCGGCTCGCAGGACCTGACCGCACGGGTCGCGGGCGGCGCGGCCGGCGCCGATTACAGGATTTCGCTGGACACGCTGGTCGGCTTCGCGCTCGGCGGCGGCGGGCTCAACTACTCGCTCGCCAATGCGATGGGCTCGGGCTCCGCCGACATGTTCCAGGCCGGCGTCTACGGCCGGCACAATTTCGGACCGGCCTACGTCTCGGCCGCGCTCGCCTATGGCTGGCACGACGTCACCACCAACCGCACCGTGGCGCCCGGCGGCTTCGACCAGCTCCAGAGCCGCTTCAAGGCCGACACCTTCTCGGCTCGCTTCGAAGGCGGCTACCGCTTCGCAACGCCCTGGATCGGCATCACGCCCTATGCGGCGGCGCAGGTGACGAACTTCAACCTGCCGAACTATTCCGAAGTCAGCCTCAATGGCGGCGGCCTGTTCGCGCTGAACTACGCCGCGCAGTCGCTGACCGACACCCGCTCCGAGCTCGGTCTGCGCACCGACAAGTCCTACGCGATGCAGAACGGCGTGCTGACCTTGCGCGGCCGCGCCGCCTGGGCGCACGACTACAATCCGAGCCGCGCCGTCACCGCGCTGTTCCAGACCCTGCCGGGCACCAGCTTCGTCGTGAACGGCGCCAGGGTCGATGCCGACTCCGCGCTTCTCAGCGCCAGCGCCGAGATGAAGTGGCTGAGCGGCTTCTCGATCGCCGGCACCTTCGACGGCGAATTCTCCGGCAACGTCACCAGCTATTCCGGCAAGGGCGTGTTCAAGTACACTTGGTGA
- a CDS encoding lipopolysaccharide biosynthesis protein, with translation MTLGKKPPDLLGNSAWNAIAFLVAVALNLAILPFVVVHLGLAAFGVAGLVTACIAPALVFSNALGLSTARELAQRLEPSDREDARRLFATAVTLAVGAGAPITIFFLFAGAPLARLGFHLAGPAADDLGRAFALAGTGWLCQCLSAVFVSLFTARQDYRRIASIGMASTVVTTLSMLLLIPASPYASTFLGCQALGFATSLLMALVWSRGAMGQWLAPPGLHRDALGRLVRFGSWQVAAQGGALLAGQADRYLLGALLQPQFVGFYGVAQRLQEATYIGILKVGEILFPYFSTLQKESEDRRGDLLFRSSWILNVLAASALGGLIPVAGPLLHVWTGAEVAAEAARVLVVLSIAGIIGSSANVFGFYLLAQGRSRSNALIALVTGVVTLVTSAIALPRFGWQAAGWSACAGMIAQMVTIVLLLRRSFDLADMWPRVVHCVLMPLGIGIATALALRYGLHRAPFQLAPSWWSVGAISSLSVATIFVVAVAASQLGPYRSACWRDMRAIVGRFVPLKAI, from the coding sequence ATGACGTTGGGAAAAAAACCGCCCGATCTGCTGGGGAACTCCGCGTGGAATGCGATCGCCTTCCTGGTGGCCGTCGCGCTGAACCTGGCTATCCTGCCTTTCGTGGTTGTCCATCTCGGCCTCGCTGCATTCGGCGTCGCGGGTCTCGTCACCGCATGCATTGCGCCGGCGCTGGTGTTCAGCAACGCGCTCGGACTGTCGACGGCGCGCGAACTTGCGCAGCGACTGGAGCCGTCCGATCGGGAAGATGCGCGACGCCTGTTCGCGACGGCGGTCACGCTTGCGGTCGGCGCTGGCGCCCCAATCACCATTTTCTTCCTGTTTGCCGGAGCTCCGCTGGCGCGTCTCGGATTTCATCTGGCCGGTCCGGCCGCCGACGATCTTGGACGGGCGTTCGCGCTGGCCGGTACCGGTTGGTTGTGCCAGTGCCTGTCGGCGGTCTTCGTGTCGTTGTTCACCGCGCGTCAGGACTATCGCCGGATCGCCTCGATCGGCATGGCCAGCACGGTGGTCACGACCCTTTCGATGCTGCTGCTGATCCCCGCCTCGCCATACGCGTCGACGTTTCTGGGCTGCCAGGCGCTGGGGTTCGCGACCAGCCTGCTGATGGCCCTGGTTTGGTCCCGCGGCGCAATGGGGCAATGGCTGGCACCGCCAGGGTTGCATCGCGATGCGCTCGGCAGGCTGGTTCGATTCGGCAGCTGGCAGGTTGCCGCGCAGGGTGGCGCGCTGCTTGCCGGGCAGGCCGATCGATATCTGCTTGGCGCGCTCCTGCAGCCGCAGTTCGTCGGTTTCTACGGCGTTGCGCAACGCCTCCAGGAAGCGACCTATATCGGTATCTTGAAGGTCGGTGAGATCCTGTTTCCGTACTTCAGCACGCTCCAGAAGGAGAGCGAGGATCGCAGGGGCGATCTGCTGTTCCGGTCGTCGTGGATCCTCAATGTCCTCGCCGCAAGCGCCCTGGGCGGATTGATCCCCGTGGCCGGTCCATTGCTGCATGTCTGGACCGGCGCCGAGGTCGCAGCCGAAGCGGCGCGGGTGCTCGTCGTGCTGTCGATTGCGGGGATCATCGGATCGAGCGCGAATGTCTTCGGCTTTTACCTGCTGGCGCAGGGGCGGTCGCGCTCCAACGCGCTGATCGCGTTGGTCACGGGCGTCGTCACGCTCGTCACCAGCGCGATCGCATTGCCGCGCTTCGGATGGCAGGCCGCAGGCTGGAGCGCGTGTGCCGGCATGATCGCGCAGATGGTGACCATCGTCTTGCTGTTGCGCCGCAGTTTTGACCTCGCCGACATGTGGCCGCGCGTCGTCCATTGCGTGCTGATGCCGCTTGGCATCGGGATCGCGACGGCGCTGGCGCTGCGATACGGTCTTCACCGCGCGCCATTCCAGCTCGCGCCGTCCTGGTGGTCCGTGGGAGCCATCTCGTCGCTGTCGGTCGCGACCATCTTCGTCGTCGCAGTTGCTGCATCGCAGCTGGGTCCGTATCGAAGCGCGTGCTGGCGGGATATGCGTGCCATCGTCGGTCGCTTCGTGCCGCTCAAGGCGATCTAG
- the asnB gene encoding asparagine synthase (glutamine-hydrolyzing), translated as MCGIAGIVNLRGSAVEPDDISRLTGLIAHRGPFGQGTWFSADRSLAFGHRRLAIIDPGEGGYQPMRSADGRHVIVFNGEIYNFLELRRELEAQGVVFRSQSDTEVILAAWQAWREDMLPRFNGMWALAIFDTATGELFLARDRFGIKPLLYAVSPERFIFASEQRALVRSGLIDASVDVEVARRLLLDAFGIEGSERTLFRQVRRLQGGHCMWLRQGKVSVRRWWRTVDHLPPVPGTEAEQVARFRELFQDAVALRMRSDVPIGTCLSGGFDSSAVICTMAAHEKAGMGPRDSTAWRHAFVATFPGALNDERPMAEEAAAWAEVAPTFLEIGQADALIDLDQILDDLDDVYIALPSAIWLIYRQLRRQDVTVSLDGHGADELMGGYLQQGQALAFRIRNAAEDFASRSALARRSVDVLRMLALKRRGVYFLRGGLRDLPASLPLVAEDDVLPREWGGLNRRLYRMFHSTVLPTILRNFDRLSMAHGVEVRMPFMDWRLVTYTMALPESSKSSEGYTKAVARRAMANLMPESIRTARRKVGFNSPMPEWLNGPLAGWTADLLDRKVPAFAELVDEAALRTTVSRLTASKSWDWEAVGRIWPYLNMKWMLARYA; from the coding sequence ATGTGTGGAATCGCAGGAATCGTCAATTTGCGCGGCAGCGCGGTCGAGCCGGACGATATCTCGCGGCTGACCGGCCTGATCGCGCATCGTGGTCCGTTCGGCCAGGGGACCTGGTTCAGCGCGGACCGAAGCCTAGCATTCGGCCACCGCCGCCTCGCCATCATTGATCCCGGCGAGGGCGGCTACCAGCCGATGCGGTCTGCGGACGGCCGTCACGTCATCGTCTTCAACGGCGAGATCTACAATTTTCTCGAGTTGCGCCGCGAGCTCGAGGCGCAGGGCGTGGTGTTCCGCAGCCAATCGGATACCGAAGTGATCCTGGCCGCCTGGCAAGCGTGGCGGGAAGACATGCTGCCGCGCTTCAACGGCATGTGGGCCTTGGCGATCTTCGACACGGCCACTGGCGAACTGTTTCTCGCGCGCGATCGGTTCGGCATCAAGCCGCTGCTCTATGCCGTGTCGCCGGAGCGGTTCATCTTCGCGTCCGAGCAGCGCGCGCTGGTGCGGAGCGGGCTGATCGATGCTTCCGTCGATGTGGAGGTCGCGCGCCGGCTACTGCTCGATGCCTTCGGGATCGAAGGAAGCGAGCGGACCCTGTTTCGGCAGGTTCGCCGCCTGCAGGGCGGCCACTGCATGTGGCTGCGCCAGGGCAAGGTCAGTGTCAGGCGCTGGTGGCGGACCGTGGATCATCTGCCGCCCGTGCCCGGCACCGAAGCCGAACAGGTCGCGCGCTTTCGCGAGCTGTTCCAGGATGCCGTGGCCCTGCGCATGCGCAGCGATGTGCCGATCGGAACGTGCCTGTCCGGAGGCTTCGATTCATCGGCGGTGATCTGCACCATGGCGGCGCACGAGAAGGCGGGCATGGGGCCGCGCGACAGCACTGCATGGCGCCACGCCTTTGTCGCGACGTTCCCCGGCGCCTTGAACGACGAGCGGCCGATGGCCGAGGAGGCCGCCGCCTGGGCTGAGGTTGCGCCGACCTTCCTCGAGATCGGGCAGGCCGATGCGCTCATAGACCTCGACCAGATTCTCGACGATCTCGATGACGTCTATATCGCGCTTCCCAGCGCAATATGGTTGATCTATCGGCAGTTGAGACGGCAAGACGTGACCGTGTCGCTGGACGGCCACGGTGCGGACGAACTGATGGGCGGCTATTTGCAGCAGGGACAGGCGCTCGCATTTCGAATTCGAAACGCCGCCGAAGACTTCGCCTCGCGTTCGGCGCTGGCCCGGCGCAGCGTGGATGTCCTGCGCATGTTGGCCCTGAAGCGCAGGGGCGTCTATTTTCTGCGTGGCGGTCTGCGCGATCTTCCGGCCTCGCTTCCGCTGGTGGCGGAGGACGATGTGCTGCCGCGTGAATGGGGGGGCTTGAACCGGCGGCTATACCGAATGTTTCACAGTACGGTGCTGCCTACGATCCTGCGTAACTTCGATCGTCTTTCGATGGCCCACGGCGTCGAAGTCCGTATGCCCTTCATGGACTGGCGCCTGGTGACCTACACGATGGCGCTTCCCGAAAGCAGCAAGTCGTCGGAGGGCTATACCAAGGCCGTCGCCCGGCGGGCGATGGCCAACCTGATGCCGGAATCGATCCGCACCGCGCGTCGCAAGGTCGGCTTCAATTCGCCGATGCCGGAATGGTTGAATGGGCCGCTGGCCGGCTGGACGGCCGACCTGCTCGACCGCAAGGTGCCGGCGTTTGCCGAACTGGTGGATGAAGCGGCCCTGCGCACGACGGTGAGCCGCTTGACGGCGTCGAAGTCCTGGGACTGGGAGGCGGTCGGGCGGATCTGGCCGTATTTGAACATGAAATGGATGTTGGCGAGGTACGCGTAA
- a CDS encoding glycosyltransferase — MRLFQNSCFYPSYLPRLNQLAAKAVSFEERRRVFLNDRFGASHFLQPVLDGSPEAFFTNGDDEVLQRRWAREQGMGGEPTLEAILLAQIEHHATEVFYNLDPVRYPSAFVAKLPGCVKKALCWRGAPSGNADFTAYGAVLANFPTMLDMWRRKGCRAELFYPAHDPVMDEYGHGERPIDVVFVGGYSRHHRERAKTLERVARLADSHEVVFCLDASRLTKLAESAIGRLLPLRQHRRPDAIAAIARPPVFGRDLYELIGSAKIALNGSIDMAGEDRGNMRCFESMGCGALLVSDAGRYIDGMESGITIETYDTPEHAAEVIARSLQDWPRSAEIAALGRARIRDIYHKDMQWKLFVEVVGRL, encoded by the coding sequence ATGCGTCTGTTCCAAAATAGCTGTTTCTATCCATCCTACCTGCCGCGGTTGAACCAGCTCGCGGCAAAGGCCGTTAGCTTCGAAGAGCGACGCCGGGTGTTTCTGAACGATCGCTTCGGTGCATCGCATTTCCTTCAACCGGTACTTGATGGATCGCCGGAGGCCTTCTTCACCAATGGAGACGACGAGGTCCTGCAGCGCCGCTGGGCGCGCGAGCAGGGCATGGGCGGGGAGCCGACGCTCGAGGCCATCCTGCTCGCGCAGATCGAGCACCACGCCACCGAGGTGTTCTACAATCTCGATCCCGTGCGCTATCCGAGCGCATTCGTTGCCAAGCTGCCGGGCTGCGTAAAGAAGGCGCTGTGCTGGCGTGGCGCGCCGTCCGGCAATGCCGATTTCACGGCCTATGGCGCCGTGCTTGCAAACTTTCCTACGATGCTCGATATGTGGCGCCGCAAGGGATGCCGGGCCGAGCTGTTCTACCCTGCGCATGATCCGGTTATGGACGAATATGGACACGGAGAACGTCCCATCGACGTCGTCTTCGTCGGCGGCTATTCACGACATCATCGTGAGCGTGCAAAGACGCTAGAGCGAGTCGCGCGCTTGGCCGACAGTCATGAAGTCGTGTTTTGTCTTGACGCATCACGCCTGACCAAGCTCGCCGAGAGCGCAATCGGACGATTGCTGCCGTTGCGACAGCACCGGCGCCCCGATGCGATCGCAGCTATTGCCCGGCCGCCGGTATTCGGGAGAGATCTCTACGAACTGATTGGCTCGGCTAAGATCGCCCTTAATGGCTCGATCGACATGGCGGGCGAAGACCGCGGCAATATGCGTTGCTTCGAGTCGATGGGATGCGGTGCATTGCTCGTATCCGACGCCGGAAGATATATTGACGGCATGGAGAGTGGGATCACGATCGAAACTTACGATACCCCAGAGCATGCTGCTGAAGTGATCGCACGGAGTCTGCAGGACTGGCCCAGATCGGCCGAGATCGCAGCGCTAGGCCGGGCCCGCATCCGCGACATTTACCACAAAGACATGCAGTGGAAACTTTTCGTCGAGGTCGTAGGGCGCCTTTGA
- a CDS encoding NAD-dependent epimerase/dehydratase family protein yields the protein MSAWVTGANGFIGRHLVRELAGVGRTVHGVGHGALDPAEARALGLQTWINGEVDAANLSALAATHGLPSQIFHLAGGSSVGLSIARPFEDFSRTVTSTARLLEWLRSFAPESRLIVASSAAVYGADHAGPIAESAALAPMSPYGHHKLMMEQLCRSYAQSFGLHCTVVRLFSVYGPNLRKQLLWDICSRLSSEERSLNLGGTGAEIRDWTDVRDVVRLLVCAAEEVQQEDFRLINGGSGRGTSVAEIAGGLIRNWGSSTVVRYSGVARPGDPASLLADDGRLRDMNFDWRLPLERGLADYVEWFRSQARA from the coding sequence ATGTCCGCGTGGGTCACCGGTGCGAACGGGTTCATCGGCCGCCATCTCGTTCGAGAGCTGGCAGGCGTCGGGCGCACAGTTCATGGCGTCGGTCATGGTGCGCTCGATCCGGCCGAAGCGCGCGCCCTCGGCTTGCAGACATGGATCAATGGCGAGGTCGATGCGGCCAACCTGAGCGCACTCGCCGCCACGCACGGACTGCCGTCGCAGATCTTCCATCTGGCCGGCGGATCGTCGGTCGGGCTGTCGATCGCGCGTCCGTTCGAGGACTTCTCGCGAACGGTGACCAGCACGGCGCGCCTGCTCGAATGGCTTCGAAGCTTTGCGCCCGAGAGCCGGCTGATCGTAGCGTCGAGCGCGGCGGTCTACGGCGCGGACCATGCCGGTCCGATCGCCGAAAGTGCGGCGCTGGCGCCAATGTCGCCCTATGGCCATCACAAGCTGATGATGGAGCAGTTGTGCCGGAGCTACGCCCAGAGCTTCGGCCTCCACTGCACTGTGGTGCGATTGTTCTCGGTCTATGGTCCGAACCTTCGCAAGCAGCTTCTCTGGGACATCTGCTCGCGGCTGAGCAGCGAGGAGCGGTCTCTCAATCTGGGAGGGACGGGGGCCGAGATACGGGACTGGACCGACGTTCGCGACGTGGTGCGCTTGCTGGTGTGCGCCGCGGAGGAAGTGCAGCAGGAGGATTTTCGGCTGATCAATGGCGGCTCGGGGCGTGGCACGAGCGTGGCCGAGATTGCCGGCGGTCTGATCCGGAATTGGGGAAGCAGCACCGTCGTGCGTTATTCCGGCGTGGCGCGGCCGGGCGACCCGGCGAGCCTGCTGGCGGATGACGGGCGCCTGCGCGACATGAATTTCGACTGGCGCCTTCCGCTGGAGCGCGGTCTCGCCGACTACGTCGAATGGTTCAGGAGCCAGGCCCGTGCCTGA
- a CDS encoding acyltransferase, whose translation MSSLSTLVRWCVHAIDGFNLHYIVQRLIGRATCRLDRGAFLAHSARIRNALGDSEKIVIGSHSHVRGELMILGHGGQINIGEWCYVGVGTRIWSGASIDIGNRVLISHSVNIFDNLSHPIRASERHEQAKEIFSTGHPRQLSLDDRPIKICDDAWIGACAMVMRGVTIGEGGIVAAGAVVTKDVPAYSIVAGNPATIVRELSPDER comes from the coding sequence ATGTCCAGCCTCTCCACGCTCGTGCGCTGGTGCGTACATGCCATTGATGGCTTCAATTTACACTATATTGTGCAGCGCCTGATCGGGCGGGCAACCTGCCGCTTGGACCGAGGCGCATTCTTGGCCCATAGCGCGCGGATCAGGAACGCGCTCGGCGATAGTGAGAAGATTGTCATTGGCAGCCATTCTCATGTCAGGGGTGAACTGATGATCCTCGGTCACGGCGGTCAAATTAATATCGGAGAGTGGTGCTATGTCGGGGTTGGCACGCGGATTTGGTCCGGCGCGTCGATCGATATCGGGAATCGTGTCTTGATTTCGCATTCCGTCAACATATTCGACAATCTCTCGCATCCTATCCGTGCTTCCGAGCGACACGAACAGGCGAAGGAGATTTTCTCTACCGGTCACCCAAGGCAGCTTTCTCTCGACGACCGTCCGATCAAGATTTGCGATGATGCGTGGATCGGTGCTTGCGCCATGGTTATGCGTGGCGTGACCATTGGTGAGGGTGGGATTGTCGCCGCGGGTGCTGTGGTCACCAAGGATGTTCCGGCATATTCCATCGTCGCGGGCAACCCTGCGACCATCGTCAGGGAATTGTCGCCGGACGAGCGATGA